From a single Labrenzia sp. PHM005 genomic region:
- a CDS encoding DUF1028 domain-containing protein — translation MRRCCFGVVVLAMISWSGTASATWSVVAVDPATGEAGGAAATCTPWAAAIIGVVPGKGVIVTQAQSNKTARRLGEKLLQKDMPPGAIITAITQPEFDPDFKRQQHGIASLHAGGKAAGFTGRRTADYTGDLQGTNVSVQGNILTGPDVLTAGLEAFEAAGNDPANTLADRLLKALEAGADKGGDRRCGDQTALSAYLVVYERDALPGQPSLEFSASQLIRGGESAVKLLREKYDSFRQEKTE, via the coding sequence ATGCGGCGGTGTTGTTTCGGTGTTGTTGTTCTTGCGATGATCAGCTGGTCCGGCACAGCGTCGGCAACATGGTCTGTCGTGGCAGTGGATCCGGCAACTGGCGAAGCGGGCGGCGCCGCGGCAACCTGCACACCTTGGGCGGCGGCGATCATCGGCGTCGTGCCGGGAAAAGGTGTGATCGTCACGCAAGCTCAGTCGAACAAGACCGCACGCCGTCTAGGTGAAAAACTGCTGCAGAAGGACATGCCGCCGGGCGCCATCATTACCGCAATCACCCAACCGGAGTTTGATCCCGATTTCAAACGCCAACAGCATGGCATCGCATCATTGCATGCAGGCGGTAAAGCAGCCGGTTTCACTGGACGGCGGACAGCCGACTATACGGGCGACCTCCAGGGAACAAACGTCTCCGTCCAAGGCAACATTCTTACCGGCCCGGATGTATTGACGGCCGGGCTTGAAGCATTTGAAGCCGCCGGAAATGACCCTGCAAATACTTTGGCAGACAGATTGCTGAAAGCCTTGGAAGCTGGCGCCGATAAGGGCGGCGACCGCCGGTGCGGAGACCAAACAGCGCTTTCAGCCTATCTCGTGGTTTATGAAAGAGACGCTCTGCCCGGGCAGCCGTCGTTAGAGTTTTCTGCGTCCCAGCTCATTCGCGGCGGCGAGAGTGCTGTCAAACTGCTGCGGGAAAAATACGACAGTTTCCGCCAAGAAAAAACCGAATAG